Genomic DNA from Rhodoferax mekongensis:
CGTCGCCACCCACCCACCCGCGTGCGAATAGTGCCGCATGGATTTCTTTCACAGGCAGGGTTTTTGACCTAGACTGTCTCCCAATACAACCTAGGCGTCGGGAGCCTTGTCCATGAATGTCTTGAAGCGCAATAACGTCCATGAAACTGGCGAAGGCGACAAAGTCTTGCTTTATGCCCATGGCTTCGGCTGCAGCCAGCACATGTGGTCGCAGGTGGTACCTGCTTTTACCTCAAGCCACCGGCAGGTGCTGTTTGACTATGTGGGCAGCGGTCAGTCCGACATTTCGGCCTTCGATAGCCGGCGTTACAGCACCTTGAACGGCTATGCCCAGGACGTGCTGGATGTGTGCGATGCGTTGGGGCTGACATCGGGCGTCACCTTTGTGGGGCATTCGGTGAGTTGCTCCATTGGCATGTTGGCATCCATCGCACGGCCCGGACTGTTTGACCGGTTGGTCCTGCTGGGTCCGTCGCCGTGCTTCATCAACCAGCCTCCGGACTATGTGGGGGGCTTTGAGCGCACCGATCTGGAGGGCTTGTTGGCCTTGATGGACCAGAACTACATTGGTTGGGCCAACTATCTCACCCCTGTCATTTCGGGTGAACAGGGTGGCGGACCGGTGGCAGACAATTTGTCAGACAGCTTCTGCTCCACGGACCCGGTGATTGCGCGCATCTTCGCCGAGGCTACGTTTTATGCGGACAACCGGGCTGACCTGCCGCACGTGAGCTGCCCCAGCTTGATCTTGCAGCACCGCTATGACGCATTGGCGCCCGTGGAGGTGGGGGAGTATTTGCATAAGCACTTGCGCAATAGCACCTACCAGGTGCTGGACGTCGTGGGGCACTGCTGCCATATGTCTCACCCGCATCTGGTGGTGGACGCAATGAAGACGTACCTGGCCCGTAAAGATTGAGTCCCGAAGCTTTGCTTGGGGCGTCACTCATGGATCGCCTGGATCTGCTTCCGAGCCCGGTACTGGTGACGGACGCGCAGGGGCATATCGTGACTGCCAATAGTGACTTGTTGGCCTTGGTAGGCAAGGATGCAGAACATTGGCGGGGGCGCTATCTGGACGGCTTTTTACCCGCGCCCAGCCGGGTCTTTTTGCAGACCCATGTGTGGCCCTTGATGCTGCGACATGGATATGTGAAGGAGATTTATCTGCACCTCATCAATGGGGCGGGCGAGCGGGTGCCGGTGATGGTGAATGCGCGGCGCGGGCAGTGGGACGGGCAGGAGTGCATTGTTTGGGTGTTCTTTGTAGCCCTGGAGCGCAGCCGCTTTGAGGCCGAGTTGGTCGAAGCGCGTGCACGCGCGCAACGTTTGGCTGCGGAGTTGTCACAAGCCAATGCGGAGTTGCAATCGGTACACCAGCAGTTGTCT
This window encodes:
- a CDS encoding alpha/beta fold hydrolase: MNVLKRNNVHETGEGDKVLLYAHGFGCSQHMWSQVVPAFTSSHRQVLFDYVGSGQSDISAFDSRRYSTLNGYAQDVLDVCDALGLTSGVTFVGHSVSCSIGMLASIARPGLFDRLVLLGPSPCFINQPPDYVGGFERTDLEGLLALMDQNYIGWANYLTPVISGEQGGGPVADNLSDSFCSTDPVIARIFAEATFYADNRADLPHVSCPSLILQHRYDALAPVEVGEYLHKHLRNSTYQVLDVVGHCCHMSHPHLVVDAMKTYLARKD